The following DNA comes from Ictalurus punctatus breed USDA103 chromosome 19, Coco_2.0, whole genome shotgun sequence.
GGACTACATACCTATGTTCCGGGCTCCTATTATTCTCAGGGCCTATATTTCAAGGGCTCTACATTTACAGGTTACCAGAACCCTACGGCCATGTGTGTCTACATTCAAAGACCCTATGTACTAAATTCATAGGACCCTAAGTTGCTATATGTAGCTATGTCTACCCAGGGCCCTATGTTTCCGTAGGACCCAAGTCTACAAGAGTGTGTTAAAATCAGTATCAGATCACAGTCCATTCTTTGAAGAATTTAgctattttgccatttttttggTGAGTCTTTGCACCTTGACTTGCAGATCCTCAGAGCTCTGTGTGTCCAGGTAGAGACTCAGCAGTTTGGGGAGCACGTTAGACATGGCCACAGCTCTTGCATGCTCAGGTGTGTGTTGGCCAATCTGCCCCAGTGCCCAGGCTGCTGCAGCCTTCATGTGATCCTCTGTCTCCTCTGCCAGACAGATAGCCAGCTGTGGTACGCCCTAGTGGAGAGTTCAGGTGAGCCGTGGAAAGAGCAGAGAGGAGAAACGTCAGATAcattaatatacattaatatgATAATATGAGTCACAAAATTAATGAGTGATATAAATACTGATTAAGTAAAAAGTTTGGAATTAGTGACTCGTTGGTTAAGATTCTGCATCCTGCTGCTGGCAAAGAGATACTGATGGCATTTAAGCAAGACCTTTAAACTTCAACTGGTTGGGTCTGCGACTGGATTGGATGCTGACCTACTTGTAAATGCAActgtcaaatgaataaatggaataATTTAGTGTGGAACTACCATCTACCAGTGGGGCAGAAAGGTAAAGTACTTCTATTAAAGTATAATCAGCGACCATCTTATCTCCATGAATAGGGATAGACCCATATACCAGCAATAATGAGAGGTATGTAATTCAAATAACCTTTAAAAGCAACCCATACTTTATCTGGTTGCTCCAACTCCTGCACATACGCATTTCTCCATACCAAATGGAGCAAACCGCCCTGTATCTACTCATGTGCCAGTGTAAGAATCTGAAATATAAAATAGAGCTTATAGTAACAGACCTTAGATACAATGACAGCCATGGCGAGGTTCTCAGAGTGTGCAGCCACATAGCCGAGCATCATGATACCAGGCAATCGCACGCTCCCTCTGGAGTCCCCTAGATAATTTATCACAGCTGCTACACCGCCGGCATTCACGATCATCTGGGATAACTtgagggaaacacacacacacacacacacacacacacacacacacacacacacacacacacacacacacacacacacacacaccattgagctaagaaacatctcatgaagACAAATGTAGGAATGCCATTGAAAAAAACTGAATAATTCaatgtgtatatttatgcaCATGTGGTTTCCAGTTGTTCACTCTCCATGTTTTTTGCTTGAAAATGCTTTAGTGGCCATATTAGGTACCTCAGGGGTGTGTTTTGTGATCTCTCGCATCAGCGTGCTGATGTTCTTCCTCACATTTTCATCTGGGTCTTTAAGGCAGGCCAGTACAGCAGGGAAGATCTCAGCCTCCACCACAATCTCTGCCAGATCCACAGAGTGCTTGGAGATTTGGCCTAGAGCCGAGAACACGTGCCTCTACATAGAAGTAGTAAAACTTACTGACCATTACAAAtcactgacactagagactccttccataattgtTAAATAAAGGTCTCCATGATAGAAACGtcagaaacaataacacatcAAAACAAGCACATTGTGATAAACCTCAAAACTTGAAACACATTGGCACTTATAGAAGAATGAGCAACACtttcggaccaatcagaatcgagcattcaacagcgctgtggtataatttaCGATACACAATATATCTTATACTAAGGCTATTAGCTATATATAAGTCTAGGTAGTATGTGTGTGCACAGGTGGACATCAAAATAAGCAGTCTCTCTaatataaatatcattttaaagatGTTAATTAATCAAATTGTGCCGGGTTGGAAAATCTCATCAAAGCATTACAGATTACGCTGTTACTCTGACCTTCAGGTTGGTGTCTGGGTTCAGGGTCATTTGGGCCAGGTGTGCAATGGCTCCGGCGTCCACTACAATTTGTGCAAGCTCTGGCGAGTGTTTGGAGATGTCACTCAGCGTTGAAGCGGAAATCCTCTTCAGGGCAGTTCCGGGCTCCTGGATGCAGAGAACGAGAAGAGGAACAGCACCTGCATCCACCACTGCCTGAGCCAATGCTGTGTGAAAGAAAACAGGGAATAAAGGACATTGCTATTTCGTTTCTGATTCAAGATTAATGCAACTTTCATTACAGATTTTAAGGAAGACCTTCATTAAATCAAAGGAATACATTGAGCAAGAATGACTTTTACTCAAATTCCCTCTTGTCAATGAGCCAAAACATGTTTgatgtctgaagtttgcttctaAAGTTTTGCACTAAAGGCTAAAGTAGTTAATAAGTAATGGAAAATTAAGGCTACCAGTTTAATCCTTACGCAAACTGGTTTCTGACACAGTGTGACACACTGCTATTGATAAAAATGGATAAagggcttttttatttttattttttacagaagTAACAGTTCCATCTGGGAACAAAAGAAGACCACCAAATTGGCAAGTCTCCAAAAATAGTAAATTTCACAACATCTTAGCCTTTTTTctaaacatttttgaaaaatgacaCTGTGAATTAACTTCATATTAAAGGATCACACAATATGACATCCTTGtaagaatatacagtacatttacttATTATGCTTTTTATCAGCCTTAAAATCTTATGAagcatttttgttatttttccttGCATATTTTACAATCCCAAAATTGTCAACTGACTTCatattcaacaacaacaacagagtaGAGATCTTACTCTGAATAAATCGtctattttatctatttattctGAATCACAGAATTGAGATGTTGgttattttgtatattatgtAGAAATGAACTGTTTTAGTTGAATGAACTTATGcaaaatgaatattatattCTAGGAAAAACATCTAACgtacagtaataaataataaagtgtgCATGTAAACTTTCCGAGTGTCTAGATCTTAACTAAAACAGATGAGCAGCAGCTTTTCCCCCAAGGATTTGCTGATTGCCATAAAACCCACATATAcatgcaaaaaagaaaacccaCTTCAAAACCTTCTGAAACTACCGAAGTCCAGACCTTGATATCCTCAGAGCTAGTTATATCATGAGGTAGGAGGTGTTTCTTTGAAATCTTCAGACTTACAGCTGTTGTGGCGAGCGATGTAGCCTAGTGTCCATGCAGCAGCTTCTTTCACTACAGGATCAAACTCCGCCAGGGAGATGACAAGAGCATCGAGGGCACCGTAGTCTACCACTGCTTGTGCCAGCTCGGGTGAGTGCTTCGCCACGGCACTGAGAACAGACGCTGCTGCCTTCTTATAGAAGCGCTGTGGaatacattcacatttacagtGCAACATGAGAACACACATGcagatattaaatattaagtattaattGTGTAAAAATTCAAGCAAAATATCATTTGCTTAAAACCCTTGTATAATAACACAGTGTGGTTGCTCTGATATGATGTCAGTAAAATTAAAGGATCAGTTTGTAATTTCAGCGATCTCTGCTGTCCATAAGGTAAATTTAAGCTGACAAGCCTTCCCCTGCCCTTTAAACATATGACCAATGAATATTGAGTCCccttttaagggaaaaaaaaaggtagttaTAGTTCCAGCCATGTGCGGGGCTAATTTCTGAACCAGAAAAAACTTAAACAGTAGTTGGATCTAGTTATATGTTCGTTATGTATGTATCAATGTTGAATCTAGCACCAGCAATAGGTCCTTTAGTTTGTCTCTCTGGGGAAACTATTAACAAAGGGGATTCAAGGTAGGACtttttagaaagctagaacccTTACCCACCCAAAGAAACTTTAAGgaactgttttgtttgtttgtttgtttttttctctgaatGCCGGCCCAGAATCAGTTATATATTACAAACTGCAACTTTAAAGGTGACCTGAaaattgtatacatttttttttctttgttcagtTTTCATtcgattaaaaaaattaattttttttgtaatatattataCATGCGTAAcagttctagctttctaaaggTTATAGGAATGAAGGGTCCTACATAAAACCTTTAAAGAGTCCTTCAAAGGGACAAAGTGAGAAACCCTTGTGCTGAGAGTAGCAGCAAACATTAGCATATATTTACAAATCTGGAATTGCTAAAAGAATCCatatgaagaaataaaaattgcaTCACCAATATTTTAGTATCTTGCCCAGAGGAGGAGAACAAAACCGAACCCTCTTGACCCATGGACCTCTATCATAAAGGCATGAATAACAGTTTGTATATCATTTTTATATCACAGTCATTTTTTTCTGCCATGTGGACTGAGGATGTTTTATAGAACTCTATCTACTGGATTATTTCTCCATGCCTGTAGTATAATGATCAATCAGGACAACTGTACCAAGACAACTTTGAGGTCTACTGTATTAGCAGGTATATTCCCAGCTCCGCACCAGTTAATCcattgttttaaaataagaGCTATAACGCTGGGTTGAAGTC
Coding sequences within:
- the LOC108279572 gene encoding sperm-associated antigen 6 — its product is MSQRHVLQVFEQYQKERMKFVQTVAELSVRPQNIETLQNAGVMSLLKPLLLDAVPTIQQSAALALGRLASYSDDLAEAVVKGGILPHLVSSLFKQNRFYKKAAASVLSAVAKHSPELAQAVVDYGALDALVISLAEFDPVVKEAAAWTLGYIARHNSSLAQAVVDAGAVPLLVLCIQEPGTALKRISASTLSDISKHSPELAQIVVDAGAIAHLAQMTLNPDTNLKRHVFSALGQISKHSVDLAEIVVEAEIFPAVLACLKDPDENVRKNISTLMREITKHTPELSQMIVNAGGVAAVINYLGDSRGSVRLPGIMMLGYVAAHSENLAMAVIVSKGVPQLAICLAEETEDHMKAAAAWALGQIGQHTPEHARAVAMSNVLPKLLSLYLDTQSSEDLQVKAKKALKSILQKCTYLPALEPLLYEAPSNVLKHVICQFSKVLPHDSKTRRLFVTTGGLKKVQEIKAEPGSDLQEYINAINKSYPEEIVRYFSPGYSEALLERIEKYQPV